In Rhizobium sp. WSM4643, the following are encoded in one genomic region:
- a CDS encoding carbohydrate ABC transporter permease, whose translation MATLHTRSSARLMIAPSVLLLFAWMIVPLAMTIYFSMLNYNLLSPGMESFVGFLNYEYFLSDPAFIAALVNTLLLVAGVLLITVIGGIAFALLLDQPMYGQGIVRILVIAPFFVMPTVAALVWKNMFMNPVNGLFAHLAKAIGLQPIDWLANAPLFSVILIVAWQWLPFATLIMLTALQSLDEEQKEASEMDGAGPISKFIYIILPHMARAITVVILIQTIFLLSVFAEILVTTNGGPGTDSTNLTYLVYAQALLQFDIGGASAGGIVAVILANIVAIFLVRLVGKNLEA comes from the coding sequence ATGGCAACCTTACACACCCGCTCCTCCGCGCGTCTGATGATTGCGCCCTCCGTGCTGCTGCTTTTTGCATGGATGATCGTCCCACTTGCGATGACGATCTATTTCTCGATGCTGAACTACAATCTGCTCAGCCCCGGCATGGAGAGCTTCGTCGGCTTTCTGAACTACGAATATTTCCTATCCGATCCGGCCTTCATCGCCGCGCTGGTCAATACGCTGCTGCTCGTGGCCGGCGTTCTATTGATCACCGTCATCGGTGGTATCGCCTTTGCGCTGCTGCTCGACCAGCCGATGTACGGCCAGGGCATCGTGCGCATCCTGGTGATCGCGCCGTTCTTCGTCATGCCGACGGTGGCAGCACTCGTCTGGAAGAACATGTTCATGAACCCGGTCAACGGGTTGTTTGCCCATCTTGCCAAGGCGATCGGCTTGCAGCCGATCGATTGGCTGGCGAATGCGCCGCTGTTTTCCGTCATTCTGATCGTCGCCTGGCAGTGGCTGCCCTTTGCCACCCTCATCATGTTGACCGCGTTGCAGTCGCTCGACGAGGAGCAGAAGGAAGCCTCCGAAATGGATGGCGCCGGTCCGATCTCGAAGTTCATCTACATCATCCTGCCGCACATGGCGCGTGCCATCACCGTGGTGATCCTGATCCAGACGATCTTCCTGCTTTCGGTCTTTGCCGAAATCCTCGTCACCACCAACGGCGGACCGGGCACCGACAGCACCAACCTCACCTACCTCGTCTATGCCCAGGCGCTGCTGCAGTTCGATATCGGCGGGGCATCGGCCGGCGGTATCGTGGCTGTTATCCTCGCCAATATCGTCGCGATCTTCCTCGTGCGCCTCGTCGGCAAGAATCTGGAGGCTTGA
- a CDS encoding ABC transporter substrate-binding protein yields the protein MTLRTFLLGACSALAFAGMASAETLTIATVNNGDMIRMQKLTDDFKAKNPGIDLEWVTLEENVLRQKVTTDIATKGGQYDVLTIGTYEVPIWAKQGWLVPLDNLGANYDVDDLLPAIRSGLTVDGKLYAAPFYGESSMVMYRKDLFDAAGLKMPDAPTWDFIADAARKITNKDKEVYGICLRGKAGWGENMAFLTAMSNSFGARWFDEKWKPQFDQPEWKDTLDFYVKLMKDAGPPGASSNGFNENLALFQTGKCGMWIDATVAASFVADPKQSQVADKVGFALAPDKGLGKRGNWLWAWSLAIPAGSQKAEAAEKFVAWATSKEYSNLVAEKEGWLNAPPGTRKSLYANADYQKAAPFAKMTLDSIESADPTKPTVKPVPYVGVQFVAIPEFQGIGTAVGQQFSAALAGQLSVDQALKSAQQLATREMTKAGYIK from the coding sequence ATGACATTGAGAACTTTTCTGCTGGGCGCCTGCTCAGCACTGGCGTTTGCCGGCATGGCTTCGGCCGAGACACTGACAATCGCGACCGTGAACAACGGCGACATGATCCGGATGCAGAAGTTGACGGATGATTTCAAGGCGAAGAATCCCGGCATCGACCTTGAATGGGTAACGCTCGAAGAAAACGTGCTGCGCCAGAAGGTCACGACCGACATCGCGACCAAGGGCGGCCAGTACGACGTCTTGACGATCGGCACTTATGAAGTGCCGATCTGGGCAAAACAGGGCTGGCTGGTGCCGCTCGACAATCTCGGCGCCAACTACGACGTCGACGACCTGCTGCCGGCGATCCGCAGCGGCCTGACCGTGGACGGCAAGCTCTATGCGGCGCCGTTCTACGGCGAAAGCTCGATGGTCATGTACCGCAAGGACCTGTTCGACGCCGCCGGCCTGAAGATGCCGGACGCGCCGACCTGGGACTTCATTGCCGACGCTGCCCGCAAGATCACCAACAAGGACAAGGAAGTCTACGGCATCTGCCTGCGCGGCAAGGCCGGCTGGGGCGAGAACATGGCCTTCCTGACGGCCATGTCCAATTCCTTCGGCGCACGCTGGTTTGACGAGAAGTGGAAGCCGCAGTTCGATCAGCCGGAATGGAAGGACACGCTCGACTTCTACGTCAAGCTGATGAAGGATGCAGGCCCTCCTGGCGCCTCCTCCAACGGCTTCAACGAGAACCTGGCGCTGTTCCAGACCGGCAAGTGCGGCATGTGGATCGACGCAACGGTTGCCGCTTCCTTCGTCGCCGATCCGAAGCAGTCGCAGGTCGCCGACAAGGTCGGCTTCGCGCTCGCCCCGGACAAGGGCCTCGGCAAGCGCGGCAACTGGCTCTGGGCCTGGAGCCTTGCCATCCCGGCAGGTTCGCAGAAGGCCGAAGCTGCCGAGAAGTTCGTCGCCTGGGCCACGAGCAAGGAATACAGCAACCTCGTCGCCGAGAAGGAAGGTTGGCTGAACGCACCTCCGGGCACTCGCAAATCTCTCTACGCGAATGCGGACTACCAGAAGGCGGCTCCCTTCGCCAAGATGACGCTCGACTCGATCGAGTCGGCCGACCCGACCAAGCCGACCGTCAAGCCGGTCCCCTATGTCGGCGTCCAGTTCGTGGCGATCCCGGAATTCCAGGGCATCGGCACGGCAGTGGGTCAGCAGTTCTCGGCAGCCCTTGCCGGCCAGCTTTCGGTCGACCAGGCCCTGAAGAGCGCACAGCAACTGGCAACCCGCGAAATGACCAAGGCCGGTTACATAAAATAG
- a CDS encoding sugar-binding transcriptional regulator, translating into MVKRSETPARLDDAARAGWLYYVAGRTQDEIAAAMGISRQSAQRLVSLAVAERLIKVRLDHPIAACLELGNQLRRKFGLKHVEVVPSDPASSSTTVGIAEAAAAEIERWLKRPEPIVLAIGTGRTLKAAVDQLPAIECPNHRIVSLTGNIAPDGSAAYYNVIFSMADAVKARHYPMPLPVLVTSAEERELLHGQQLVRSTLNISAQADVTFVGIGELGIDGPLCVDGFLEKDEMMELMRGGAVGEICGWIFDVDGRLIDNPINERVASAPIPSRDASMVIGLAKGKRKFKAIRAAVVGHQINALITDEETAEFLLKS; encoded by the coding sequence ATGGTAAAAAGATCCGAGACCCCCGCACGGCTGGACGATGCGGCGCGTGCCGGCTGGCTCTATTACGTCGCCGGGCGCACGCAGGATGAAATCGCCGCGGCGATGGGCATTTCACGACAATCGGCGCAGCGGCTGGTGTCGCTGGCGGTCGCCGAGCGCCTGATCAAGGTGCGGCTCGATCATCCGATCGCCGCCTGCCTGGAACTCGGCAATCAGCTGCGTCGGAAATTCGGGCTGAAACATGTGGAGGTGGTGCCGAGCGATCCCGCGTCGTCGTCGACGACGGTCGGTATTGCCGAGGCGGCCGCGGCCGAGATCGAGCGGTGGCTGAAACGGCCGGAGCCGATCGTACTCGCCATCGGGACCGGCCGCACGCTGAAGGCGGCCGTCGACCAGCTTCCGGCGATCGAATGTCCCAATCACCGCATCGTTTCGCTGACCGGCAATATTGCCCCGGACGGATCGGCCGCCTATTACAACGTCATCTTCAGCATGGCCGATGCCGTGAAGGCGCGGCACTATCCGATGCCGTTGCCGGTGCTCGTCACCTCGGCGGAGGAGCGGGAGCTGCTGCATGGCCAGCAGCTGGTACGCTCGACGCTTAATATAAGCGCGCAAGCCGATGTCACCTTCGTCGGCATCGGCGAGCTCGGCATCGATGGGCCACTCTGCGTCGATGGTTTTCTCGAGAAGGACGAGATGATGGAACTGATGCGCGGGGGTGCTGTCGGCGAAATCTGCGGCTGGATCTTCGATGTCGACGGCAGGTTGATCGACAACCCGATCAACGAGCGCGTCGCATCTGCCCCGATCCCGTCCCGCGATGCATCGATGGTCATTGGGCTGGCCAAGGGCAAGCGCAAGTTCAAGGCGATCAGGGCCGCCGTTGTCGGTCATCAAATCAATGCTCTGATCACTGACGAAGAGACGGCCGAGTTTTTGCTCAAGAGCTGA
- a CDS encoding exopolysaccharide biosynthesis protein, translating to MAADQSRERISIGDLFDTMGDRAISALMLIFALPNAFPTPPGTSAVLGAPLVFLAAQLTFGLKPWLPKVIANRSMRREDFEAIVGRIYRWLAWAERMLKPRLAIFAEPPAEYLAGAACLLLAIVLLLPVPLGNMLPAITISVFAFGILGRDGLFALIGFVMTAVSLVVAGGVIYGLVKAAIYLVVQWFA from the coding sequence ATGGCCGCCGATCAAAGCCGCGAACGGATCTCGATCGGCGATCTGTTCGACACGATGGGCGACAGGGCGATCAGCGCGTTGATGCTGATCTTCGCGCTTCCGAACGCCTTTCCTACGCCGCCGGGCACCTCGGCCGTGCTCGGGGCGCCATTGGTCTTCCTGGCAGCGCAACTGACCTTTGGGCTGAAACCCTGGCTACCGAAGGTGATTGCCAACCGTTCGATGCGCCGGGAGGATTTCGAGGCCATTGTCGGCCGCATCTACCGCTGGCTCGCCTGGGCCGAACGCATGCTGAAACCAAGGCTTGCGATCTTCGCCGAACCGCCGGCGGAATATCTTGCGGGGGCGGCATGCCTGCTGCTGGCGATCGTGCTGCTGCTGCCGGTCCCGCTCGGCAACATGCTGCCGGCGATCACGATCTCGGTCTTCGCCTTCGGCATATTGGGCCGTGACGGTCTCTTCGCGCTCATCGGCTTCGTGATGACGGCCGTGTCGCTCGTCGTCGCCGGCGGGGTGATTTACGGTCTCGTGAAGGCGGCGATCTATCTCGTCGTGCAATGGTTTGCCTAA
- a CDS encoding ROK family protein, whose protein sequence is MIISFDIGGTAIKGGIARSETDIVPLGRRPTPRDDFAAFVETLHDIIAETGQQPNGIALSIAGVVDPDTQRLICANIPCIHERTLGADLEAELGLPVLIANDADCFAMAEAGLGAGRGHRIVFGAILGTGVGGGLVADGRLVNEAGGFAGEWGHGPIIASAAGNPPVAIPAYACGCGQRGCVDTVGGARGLERLHKTLHDLDLASEEIIAQWRHGEEKATRTIDVYVDLVASPLALTINITGATIVPVGGGLSNAEPLLAALDHAVRARILRKLDRPLVVRSECRIEPGLIGAALLGLKAQAD, encoded by the coding sequence ATGATCATTTCATTCGACATCGGCGGCACCGCCATCAAGGGCGGCATCGCTCGTTCCGAGACAGACATCGTTCCCCTCGGCCGCCGCCCGACGCCCAGGGATGATTTTGCCGCTTTCGTCGAGACCCTGCACGACATCATCGCCGAAACCGGCCAACAACCGAACGGCATCGCCCTCTCCATCGCCGGCGTCGTCGATCCCGATACGCAGCGCCTGATCTGCGCCAACATTCCCTGCATCCACGAACGCACGCTTGGCGCCGATCTCGAAGCCGAACTCGGTCTGCCGGTGCTGATCGCCAACGATGCCGACTGTTTCGCGATGGCCGAAGCCGGTCTCGGCGCCGGCCGCGGCCACCGCATCGTCTTCGGCGCCATCCTCGGCACCGGCGTCGGCGGCGGCCTGGTTGCCGACGGGCGCCTCGTCAACGAGGCCGGCGGCTTTGCCGGCGAATGGGGTCACGGGCCGATCATCGCATCCGCGGCCGGCAACCCGCCGGTCGCCATTCCCGCTTATGCCTGCGGTTGCGGCCAGAGGGGCTGCGTCGACACCGTCGGCGGCGCCCGCGGCCTCGAGCGCCTGCACAAGACGCTGCACGATCTCGACCTTGCCAGCGAGGAGATCATCGCTCAGTGGCGCCATGGAGAGGAGAAGGCGACACGGACGATCGACGTCTATGTCGATCTCGTCGCCTCGCCCTTGGCGCTGACGATCAACATCACCGGCGCGACCATCGTGCCTGTCGGCGGTGGGCTTTCCAATGCCGAGCCGCTGCTTGCCGCGCTCGACCACGCGGTGCGCGCCCGCATCCTGCGCAAGCTCGATCGCCCGCTGGTGGTGCGCAGCGAATGCCGCATCGAACCCGGTCTGATCGGCGCGGCACTGCTGGGACTGAAGGCCCAGGCGGACTGA
- a CDS encoding beta-N-acetylhexosaminidase yields the protein MADYHLEASWSPIEDSFGRLTFTLFNLSAELLSGFSLAYTSETRVADKHVCDGGSLRRQVAHFHEFLPPEGLSVPPGGRWRFTVEGLTRAPKHMTSGVKSAYLTLGDGRHVPVGFGDLMLDGRDADVAPPLLPPGRAEEPYSLLPWPLALGLKAGELPVVLYPTERTRPDAVKALSLVLELYQRLYPADNMPFSLSAVEGGRAIRFVTESSIAASAYELRFTAHEIVLSSADTAGRHYGLISLAQLLHGAGADRERFKFPNFGTIADQPRYDWRGCHLDVSRQFYPVADVVRLIDILAWNKLNIFHWHLTDDEAWRLEIKAYPALTEIGARHGPDEVLVPQLGDGAETRSGHYTQQDAGRIVAHAASLHIKVVPEIDIPGHSMATLFSLPELVDGQEAPDSYRSVQGYPNNALNPAVEFTYEFLGKVFDEMVTLFPGEYLHIGGDEVAHGSWLSSPLCKVLMEREKLAGTAELQSYFLKRIKAMLSERGRKLAGWNEVSHGGGVDRDGTLLMAWEKPAVGIELAQEGYDVVMTPGQAYYLDMAQAEAWAEPGASWAGHAPPEHTYAYEAEGELPEALQEKMRGIQACIWTENFVSRAYFNRLVFPRLPAIAEAAWTPLARKDWDRFAAIVRMWPVL from the coding sequence ATGGCCGATTACCATCTGGAAGCAAGCTGGAGCCCGATCGAGGACAGTTTCGGGCGCCTCACCTTCACGCTTTTCAATCTTTCGGCAGAGCTGCTGTCCGGCTTCTCGCTCGCCTATACGTCAGAGACGCGGGTTGCCGACAAACATGTCTGCGACGGCGGCAGCCTCAGGCGGCAGGTCGCGCATTTCCACGAATTCCTGCCGCCCGAAGGGCTGAGCGTGCCGCCCGGCGGGCGCTGGCGGTTCACCGTCGAGGGGCTGACCAGGGCGCCGAAACATATGACATCAGGCGTCAAATCGGCCTATCTGACACTTGGCGACGGACGTCACGTTCCTGTTGGTTTCGGCGATCTCATGCTCGATGGCCGGGATGCTGACGTGGCGCCGCCGCTTCTGCCGCCGGGCCGCGCCGAGGAACCTTATTCGCTGCTGCCTTGGCCGCTGGCGCTTGGGCTGAAGGCGGGAGAGCTGCCGGTCGTCCTTTATCCCACAGAGCGGACGCGGCCCGATGCGGTCAAGGCGCTTTCGCTGGTTCTGGAGCTTTACCAGCGGCTCTATCCGGCCGACAATATGCCGTTTTCCCTCAGTGCCGTCGAAGGCGGGCGGGCCATTCGTTTCGTTACCGAATCGTCGATCGCCGCCTCTGCTTACGAATTGCGTTTTACGGCGCATGAGATCGTGCTTTCGAGTGCGGATACGGCCGGGCGGCATTACGGGCTGATCAGCCTGGCGCAACTGCTGCACGGCGCCGGCGCCGATCGCGAGCGCTTCAAATTCCCCAATTTTGGCACAATCGCCGACCAGCCGCGTTATGACTGGCGCGGCTGCCATCTCGATGTGTCCAGGCAGTTCTATCCGGTGGCAGACGTCGTGCGGCTGATCGATATTCTCGCCTGGAACAAGCTCAACATCTTCCACTGGCATCTGACCGACGACGAAGCGTGGCGGCTGGAGATCAAGGCCTATCCGGCGCTGACGGAGATCGGTGCCCGGCACGGGCCGGATGAAGTGCTCGTGCCGCAGCTCGGCGACGGAGCTGAGACGCGCTCCGGCCATTACACGCAGCAGGACGCCGGGCGGATCGTTGCGCATGCAGCCTCGCTGCATATCAAAGTGGTGCCGGAAATCGATATTCCGGGCCACAGCATGGCGACGCTGTTCTCGTTGCCCGAACTCGTCGACGGGCAGGAGGCGCCTGATAGTTACCGCTCGGTGCAGGGTTATCCAAACAACGCCCTCAATCCGGCGGTGGAATTCACCTATGAATTTCTCGGCAAGGTGTTCGATGAGATGGTGACGCTGTTTCCCGGCGAATATCTTCATATCGGCGGCGACGAGGTGGCGCATGGCTCCTGGCTTTCCTCGCCGCTCTGCAAGGTGCTGATGGAGCGGGAGAAACTTGCCGGCACTGCCGAGCTGCAATCCTATTTCCTGAAACGTATCAAAGCCATGCTGTCGGAGCGCGGCAGGAAGCTCGCCGGTTGGAACGAGGTCTCGCATGGCGGCGGCGTCGATCGCGACGGCACGCTGCTGATGGCTTGGGAAAAGCCCGCCGTCGGCATCGAGCTCGCGCAAGAAGGTTACGACGTGGTGATGACACCGGGGCAGGCCTATTATCTCGACATGGCGCAGGCGGAGGCCTGGGCCGAGCCGGGCGCCAGCTGGGCGGGCCACGCACCGCCGGAACACACCTATGCTTACGAGGCCGAGGGCGAGCTGCCGGAGGCGCTGCAGGAGAAGATGCGCGGCATCCAGGCCTGTATCTGGACCGAGAACTTCGTCTCGCGCGCCTATTTCAACCGGCTGGTTTTTCCGCGTCTCCCGGCAATCGCCGAGGCTGCCTGGACGCCTTTGGCGCGCAAGGACTGGGATCGGTTCGCAGCAATCGTGCGGATGTGGCCGGTGCTTTAA
- a CDS encoding efflux RND transporter permease subunit, with translation MDATTTEKRPFNLSRWAIGHPSIARFLFGLIIVTGVLGLMRMGQREDPEFTFRVMVVQAIWPGASIQEMEDQVVNKIERKLQETPHIDWVKSYTRAGSAIITLQVKGDTNSQEVADAFYQVRKKVGDISNELPQGLLGPYFNDEFGDTFITLHSISGDGYSYPELKKFAIQARDMLLTTPGVEKAVIIGDQPEKIYVDVSSKALAERGLTILDLQNAIKGQNNVDPAGSVDTGLRSVRISVEGDVKKAADIRELRLRAGGQVTRLGDIATVSSGLEDPYQRKYRFNGHDSVQVGVVMAKGFNVTDVGKGVEATYQRFEEALPYGVAVDQIANQPDVVTDAVSEFMHALGEALIIVLVVSFVSIGWRSGLVIAIAIPLVLAATFALMYELGIDLQRISLGALIIALGLLVDDAMIVVEMMERKLEEGLVKIEAASFAYSSTAFPMLTGTLITTAGFIPVGFAASTAGEYVRSLFYVVGIALVTSWFVAVYFTPWLGYMILKQRHHAGEHRDAFDTGFYRRLRGTVGWAVRHRVIVLLLTLGTFVTSLWAFQFIPQNFFPQSSRPEILVDLWLPEGTSIREVEVQAKALEAKMMDDPDKRFIATYIGEGAPRFFLPLDQQLRNPNFAQLLVMANDEPARERLIVKLRTILAEDFPDIRGKVDRLFLGPPTGWPVQMRVMGPDRQEVREIADQVKARFQANPELGAIHDDWLEEVPAMKLVIDQDRARALGVTSQRVRQVLQTAMSGTSLDDFRDGEETVSIVAREPNSSRSLLSAVNSVYVPTDFGSFVPVSQVAKVVPVMEQGVEWRRDRLPTITVRATLPDGVQPNDVVMKMYADMKDLRDSLPAGYNVEIQGGAEDAAESQMSIAAKAPIMLAVIIVLLMIQLQHFGKAMLVLATGPLGIIGAAAALLISGAPFGFVAILGVIALLGIIMRNSIILVDQIDQDIKAGMHRQEAIVGAAVRRFRPIMLTALTAVLALIPISRGVFWGPLAYAMMGGILVATVLTILVLPAGYALFFGREPKAKDEPGQHADAIQEEADDRYPPALAAE, from the coding sequence ATGGACGCCACCACCACCGAAAAGCGGCCCTTCAATCTGTCGCGCTGGGCAATCGGACATCCGAGCATCGCCCGCTTCCTCTTCGGGCTGATCATCGTCACCGGCGTGCTCGGCCTAATGCGCATGGGCCAGCGCGAGGACCCCGAATTCACCTTCCGCGTCATGGTTGTTCAGGCGATCTGGCCAGGTGCTTCCATTCAGGAAATGGAAGATCAGGTCGTCAACAAGATCGAGCGCAAGCTGCAGGAAACGCCGCATATCGACTGGGTCAAGTCCTATACGCGGGCGGGCAGTGCGATCATCACCCTGCAGGTCAAGGGCGACACGAATTCGCAAGAGGTGGCGGATGCCTTCTACCAGGTGCGCAAGAAGGTCGGCGACATCTCCAACGAGTTGCCGCAGGGGCTGCTCGGCCCTTATTTCAACGACGAGTTCGGCGATACCTTCATCACGCTGCATTCGATCAGCGGCGACGGCTATTCCTATCCGGAACTGAAGAAATTCGCGATCCAGGCGCGCGACATGCTGCTGACGACGCCGGGCGTCGAGAAAGCGGTCATCATCGGCGACCAGCCTGAGAAGATCTATGTCGACGTCTCATCCAAGGCGCTCGCCGAGCGCGGCCTGACGATCCTCGATCTGCAGAATGCCATCAAGGGCCAGAACAATGTCGATCCGGCAGGCTCGGTCGATACCGGCCTGCGGTCGGTGCGCATATCGGTCGAAGGCGACGTCAAGAAAGCAGCCGACATCCGCGAACTGCGCCTTCGCGCCGGCGGTCAGGTGACGCGCCTCGGCGATATCGCCACCGTCAGTTCCGGGCTCGAAGATCCCTACCAGCGCAAGTACCGTTTCAACGGCCACGACAGCGTTCAAGTCGGCGTCGTGATGGCCAAGGGCTTCAATGTGACCGATGTCGGCAAGGGCGTGGAGGCGACCTATCAGCGCTTCGAGGAGGCGCTGCCCTACGGCGTTGCCGTCGATCAGATCGCCAACCAGCCCGACGTGGTGACGGATGCTGTCAGCGAATTCATGCATGCGCTCGGCGAAGCTCTCATCATCGTGCTGGTCGTCTCGTTCGTGTCGATCGGCTGGCGATCGGGCCTCGTCATCGCCATCGCCATTCCGTTGGTGCTCGCCGCCACCTTTGCGCTGATGTACGAACTCGGCATCGATCTGCAGCGCATCTCGCTCGGCGCGCTGATCATCGCGCTCGGCCTGCTTGTCGACGATGCGATGATCGTCGTCGAGATGATGGAGCGAAAGCTGGAGGAGGGGCTCGTCAAGATCGAAGCGGCAAGCTTCGCCTATTCCTCGACCGCCTTCCCGATGCTGACGGGCACGCTGATCACCACGGCCGGCTTCATTCCCGTCGGCTTCGCCGCCTCGACGGCCGGCGAATATGTGCGCTCGCTGTTCTACGTCGTCGGCATCGCGCTCGTCACCTCGTGGTTCGTCGCGGTCTACTTCACGCCGTGGCTCGGCTATATGATCCTCAAGCAGCGCCATCATGCCGGCGAGCATCGCGACGCCTTCGACACCGGCTTTTACCGTCGGCTGCGCGGCACGGTCGGCTGGGCGGTGCGCCACCGCGTCATCGTGCTGCTGCTGACGCTCGGCACCTTCGTCACCAGCCTCTGGGCCTTCCAGTTCATTCCGCAGAATTTCTTCCCGCAATCCTCGCGGCCGGAAATTCTCGTCGATCTCTGGCTACCCGAGGGCACCAGCATTCGGGAAGTCGAGGTGCAGGCAAAGGCGCTCGAAGCCAAGATGATGGATGATCCCGACAAGCGGTTCATCGCCACCTATATCGGCGAAGGCGCGCCGCGCTTCTTTCTGCCGCTCGACCAGCAGCTGCGCAATCCGAACTTCGCCCAGCTGCTCGTCATGGCCAATGACGAACCGGCACGCGAGCGGCTGATCGTCAAGCTGCGGACGATCCTTGCGGAAGACTTCCCCGACATTCGCGGCAAGGTCGACCGCCTCTTCCTCGGTCCGCCGACCGGCTGGCCGGTGCAGATGCGCGTCATGGGTCCCGACCGCCAGGAAGTCAGGGAGATCGCCGATCAGGTAAAGGCGCGCTTCCAGGCCAACCCGGAGCTCGGCGCCATCCATGACGACTGGCTGGAAGAGGTGCCGGCGATGAAGCTGGTGATCGACCAGGACCGCGCCCGGGCACTCGGCGTCACTTCGCAGCGCGTACGCCAGGTGCTGCAGACCGCCATGTCGGGGACGTCGCTCGACGATTTCCGTGACGGCGAGGAGACGGTCTCGATCGTCGCTCGCGAGCCGAATTCCAGCCGTTCGCTGCTGTCGGCCGTCAATTCCGTCTATGTGCCGACGGACTTCGGCAGTTTCGTGCCCGTTTCGCAGGTCGCCAAGGTCGTGCCCGTCATGGAGCAGGGCGTCGAATGGCGTCGCGACCGGCTGCCGACGATCACCGTGCGCGCCACGCTGCCGGACGGCGTGCAGCCGAACGACGTGGTGATGAAGATGTATGCCGACATGAAGGACCTGCGCGACAGCCTGCCGGCCGGCTACAATGTCGAGATCCAGGGCGGCGCCGAGGATGCGGCGGAGAGCCAGATGTCGATTGCCGCCAAGGCGCCGATCATGCTCGCCGTCATCATCGTGCTGCTGATGATACAGCTGCAGCATTTCGGCAAGGCGATGCTGGTGCTCGCCACCGGCCCGCTCGGGATCATCGGTGCGGCGGCCGCATTGCTGATCAGCGGCGCGCCTTTCGGCTTCGTGGCGATCCTCGGCGTCATCGCCCTGCTCGGCATCATCATGCGCAACTCGATCATCCTGGTCGATCAGATCGATCAGGATATCAAGGCCGGCATGCACCGGCAGGAGGCGATCGTCGGTGCTGCCGTGCGGCGTTTCCGGCCGATCATGCTGACGGCGCTGACCGCGGTGCTGGCGCTGATCCCGATTTCGCGCGGCGTCTTCTGGGGCCCGCTCGCCTACGCGATGATGGGCGGCATCCTGGTTGCCACAGTGCTTACCATTCTGGTTCTGCCCGCCGGTTACGCCCTCTTCTTCGGCCGGGAGCCGAAGGCAAAGGACGAGCCAGGCCAGCATGCCGACGCCATCCAGGAAGAGGCGGATGACAGATATCCGCCGGCGTTGGCAGCAGAGTGA
- a CDS encoding efflux RND transporter periplasmic adaptor subunit has product MFSLKTLSHRMPSVASLVLVGAIGIGVSACSEEKAEVKEVIRPVKVVEIAKAGDTRKLDYSGSVKARTEMNLGFRVAGKITERLVDIGDRVTPGDVLARVDATDYQLAVRTAEANLASAERGVETTDLVNKRAEQLFDKSVAPKSQVEQASLSHDQAISQRDAALSALDQAKNQVSYTELKAGQNGIVTAINADTGQVVGSGTAVVTVAVDGEKEVQIAVPENDIAEFKPGKTVKASFWADDRLVLDGKVREVSGSADQQSRTFAVRVSLPNDPRVLLGMTATIEAEVSNGSSYVSIPLSALAEKDGKQMVWTVDRDTATVHGRDIKVADFTGDGVHVTEGLDSGDLVVSAGTQFMSENLKVKVPDQQSALAATDQAVR; this is encoded by the coding sequence ATGTTTTCGCTCAAGACCCTCAGCCATCGCATGCCGTCCGTCGCCAGTCTCGTGCTCGTGGGCGCCATCGGCATCGGCGTTTCCGCCTGCTCGGAAGAGAAGGCTGAGGTCAAGGAAGTCATCCGGCCGGTGAAGGTCGTCGAGATCGCCAAGGCCGGGGACACGCGCAAGCTCGATTATTCGGGTTCGGTCAAGGCGCGCACGGAGATGAACCTCGGGTTTCGCGTCGCCGGCAAGATCACCGAACGCCTCGTCGATATCGGCGACCGGGTGACGCCGGGCGACGTTCTCGCCCGCGTCGATGCCACGGACTACCAGCTGGCGGTCCGGACGGCGGAAGCCAATCTCGCCTCGGCGGAAAGGGGCGTCGAAACCACCGATCTCGTCAACAAACGCGCCGAGCAGCTTTTCGACAAGAGCGTCGCCCCGAAGTCGCAGGTCGAACAGGCTTCGCTCAGCCATGACCAGGCGATCTCACAGCGCGATGCCGCACTTTCCGCGCTCGACCAGGCGAAGAACCAGGTGAGCTATACCGAGCTCAAGGCCGGTCAGAACGGCATCGTCACTGCGATTAATGCCGATACCGGCCAGGTCGTCGGTTCCGGCACCGCCGTCGTCACGGTTGCGGTCGACGGCGAGAAGGAAGTGCAGATCGCCGTTCCGGAAAACGACATTGCCGAATTCAAGCCGGGCAAGACAGTCAAGGCAAGCTTCTGGGCCGACGACAGGCTGGTACTCGACGGCAAGGTGCGGGAAGTTTCCGGCAGCGCCGACCAGCAGTCGCGCACGTTCGCCGTCCGGGTGAGCCTGCCGAACGATCCGCGCGTGCTTCTCGGCATGACGGCGACGATCGAGGCCGAGGTCAGCAATGGCAGCAGCTATGTCTCGATCCCGCTCAGCGCCCTGGCTGAAAAGGACGGCAAGCAGATGGTCTGGACCGTCGACCGCGACACGGCGACCGTACATGGCCGCGACATCAAGGTCGCCGATTTCACCGGTGACGGCGTGCATGTGACCGAGGGTCTCGATAGCGGCGATCTCGTCGTTTCGGCCGGCACGCAGTTCATGAGCGAGAACCTGAAGGTGAAAGTGCCGGACCAGCAGTCGGCCCTGGCCGCCACGGACCAGGCCGTGCGCTGA